Proteins encoded within one genomic window of uncultured Draconibacterium sp.:
- a CDS encoding ThuA domain-containing protein — translation MLGKSRRNYILTAVLVIFGLLFSSSEIYARKMTQSNNSLKEKKVLFIYGGWEGHEPKQSVDVFVPWLKSEGAEVTISDNLDSYLDEELMGSVDLIIQTWTMGTITNEQERGLLKAIRNGAGLAGWHGGIGDSFRNNPEYQFMVGGQWVAHPGGVIDYSVNITDKEDPVTKGLNDFEMHSEQYYMHIDPNVKVLATTEFTSEHSLWIDDCVMPVVWKKYYGNGRVFYSSLGHVMTDFEVQEALEIMKRGIRWAAESKYAPKEKWVSPVYK, via the coding sequence ATGTTAGGCAAATCTCGAAGAAATTATATTTTGACTGCGGTTTTGGTAATTTTCGGACTATTATTCTCATCGTCTGAAATTTATGCGCGGAAAATGACACAAAGTAATAATTCACTAAAAGAAAAAAAGGTACTTTTTATTTATGGTGGCTGGGAGGGGCACGAACCCAAACAATCCGTTGACGTTTTTGTGCCGTGGTTAAAGTCGGAAGGTGCAGAGGTAACGATTTCGGATAACCTGGATAGTTATCTGGATGAAGAATTAATGGGATCAGTTGATTTGATCATACAAACCTGGACAATGGGAACTATAACAAACGAACAGGAAAGAGGTCTCCTGAAAGCAATACGAAACGGAGCAGGTTTGGCTGGCTGGCACGGCGGAATTGGTGATTCGTTTCGAAATAATCCTGAATACCAGTTTATGGTTGGCGGGCAGTGGGTAGCGCATCCGGGAGGTGTTATTGATTATTCGGTGAATATTACTGATAAGGAAGATCCTGTAACGAAAGGGTTAAACGATTTTGAGATGCATTCGGAGCAGTATTACATGCATATCGATCCGAATGTAAAAGTGCTGGCTACAACTGAATTTACATCAGAACATTCTCTGTGGATTGATGACTGCGTAATGCCGGTAGTTTGGAAAAAATACTACGGCAACGGACGTGTGTTTTACAGTTCGCTGGGCCACGTTATGACTGATTTTGAAGTGCAGGAAGCACTGGAGATTATGAAGCGTGGAATCCGTTGGGCAGCTGAAAGCAAATATGCTCCGAAGGAAAAATGGGTGAGCCCGGTATATAAATAA
- the atpG gene encoding ATP synthase F1 subunit gamma, protein MAGLKEIRTRIASVKTTRQVTSAMKMVSAAKLKKAQDAILQIRPYADKLHQILTSLSASLENVEDSVYTQSRTPEKVLLILVSSNRGLCGGFNANITKKAVEVAHSKYAQQLNLGNVDFMCIGKQGARQLKHRGYNVVADENELFDNLSFENVSRVAEECMKSFADKHYDRIELVYNQFKNAAVQVQAAEQFLPVEMEEAAEESNFDFIYEPSKEHIIEELIPRSLKIQFYKALLDSNAAEHGARMTAMHQATDNATELIGSLTLEYNKARQASITGEILEIVSGAEALNG, encoded by the coding sequence ATGGCTGGATTAAAGGAAATACGCACTCGAATTGCATCGGTAAAAACAACCCGGCAGGTAACCAGTGCCATGAAAATGGTTTCGGCTGCCAAGTTAAAAAAAGCACAGGATGCTATTTTACAGATCAGACCGTATGCGGATAAACTGCACCAGATTCTGACCTCGCTTAGTGCCAGCCTCGAAAACGTTGAGGATTCGGTGTACACACAATCGCGTACTCCCGAGAAGGTGCTGTTGATATTGGTATCGTCGAACCGTGGTTTGTGCGGCGGTTTTAATGCCAATATCACCAAAAAAGCCGTTGAGGTAGCCCACAGTAAATATGCCCAACAGTTGAACCTGGGTAACGTTGATTTTATGTGCATCGGTAAGCAAGGTGCACGCCAGCTAAAACACCGTGGCTACAATGTTGTTGCCGACGAGAATGAATTATTCGACAACCTGTCTTTTGAGAATGTATCGAGGGTAGCTGAAGAATGTATGAAATCGTTTGCCGACAAACATTACGACCGCATTGAATTGGTATACAACCAGTTTAAAAATGCTGCCGTTCAGGTTCAGGCCGCCGAGCAGTTTCTTCCGGTTGAAATGGAAGAGGCCGCCGAGGAAAGCAATTTTGATTTTATTTACGAACCATCGAAAGAGCACATTATTGAAGAACTTATTCCTCGTTCGTTAAAAATTCAGTTTTACAAAGCTTTACTTGATTCGAATGCAGCCGAGCACGGTGCACGAATGACAGCCATGCACCAGGCAACTGATAATGCCACTGAGCTTATCGGATCGCTTACTTTGGAATACAACAAAGCACGCCAGGCTTCTATTACGGGAGAAATTCTGGAAATTGTTAGTGGAGCCGAAGCATTAAACGGATAA
- a CDS encoding DUF5020 family protein, translating into MKKVLLAMAFVAFMFSVNAQNVQLHYDFGEGRKMLTSTVEMFRPDKYGSTFFFVDMDYGSDESGIDNGISLGYWEIARAFKWNETQKYMPRVEYNGGVMKTSPAPEDWYAIENCWLAGVERTWASADFSKILTLQVNYKNIKDKLENNTKNQNSFQLTAVWTVQMAEGKVTFTGFADFWKEEMFWGTDYRFLTEPQLWYNPCKNFSFGTEIELSNNFVGDEFAVKPTMAVKYTF; encoded by the coding sequence GCAATGGCTTTTGTTGCATTTATGTTTTCTGTTAATGCCCAGAATGTACAATTACATTACGATTTCGGCGAAGGCCGTAAAATGCTGACATCAACAGTTGAAATGTTCCGTCCTGACAAATATGGATCAACATTCTTTTTTGTTGATATGGATTATGGTTCGGACGAGAGTGGTATCGACAATGGAATTTCGCTGGGGTACTGGGAGATTGCACGTGCTTTTAAATGGAACGAAACGCAGAAGTATATGCCGCGTGTTGAATACAACGGTGGAGTAATGAAGACAAGTCCGGCTCCGGAAGATTGGTATGCGATCGAAAACTGCTGGTTGGCCGGTGTTGAACGTACCTGGGCTTCGGCTGATTTCTCAAAAATTCTGACTTTGCAGGTCAATTACAAGAATATTAAGGATAAACTTGAAAACAATACCAAAAATCAAAACTCATTTCAGTTAACAGCTGTGTGGACTGTGCAAATGGCAGAAGGTAAAGTTACTTTTACCGGTTTTGCCGATTTCTGGAAAGAAGAAATGTTTTGGGGAACTGATTACCGTTTCTTAACTGAGCCTCAACTGTGGTACAACCCATGCAAAAACTTCTCGTTTGGTACAGAAATAGAGCTTAGCAATAATTTTGTTGGCGATGAATTTGCCGTGAAACCTACGATGGCAGTTAAGTATACATTCTAA
- a CDS encoding nuclear transport factor 2 family protein — protein sequence MKKFAVLLILTLIVSTVFSQSKNGTVFNEHETIDKTRAFWDAVKTGDTEKVKTFFADSVTIVRNGNDWKTTAETFSGNTSWWAENFVNFDVKDSPGAYPDAIEYKDGKMWVQDWLLLTGTHEKTAINLDLHLHCLYAFNDDGKIAAFIQYYNNNVFEDIRNAQTTRENGKVYINHPHIATVRKLLNAYAAEDIETVKSFIAEDATFNSIAGDWGKSMDLETRSEEVKNHFASRKDIHFKQIGYPDCIYYELNNGYVVYSWWELTYTLEENDKKVVLPLMLSHSFNDDGKIVREMAYYSTNHLED from the coding sequence ATGAAAAAATTTGCTGTTTTGCTGATCTTAACCCTCATTGTAAGCACAGTATTCTCACAAAGTAAAAATGGTACTGTTTTTAACGAACACGAGACCATTGATAAAACGAGAGCCTTTTGGGATGCCGTAAAAACTGGCGATACAGAGAAAGTAAAAACCTTTTTTGCCGACTCTGTAACCATTGTAAGAAATGGAAATGACTGGAAAACCACCGCTGAAACCTTTAGTGGAAACACAAGTTGGTGGGCCGAAAATTTCGTAAATTTTGATGTTAAAGATTCACCCGGAGCCTATCCCGATGCAATAGAATATAAAGACGGAAAAATGTGGGTTCAAGACTGGTTATTACTAACCGGAACACATGAAAAAACCGCCATAAACTTAGACCTGCATCTCCACTGCCTGTATGCCTTTAACGATGATGGAAAAATTGCCGCCTTTATTCAATACTATAATAATAATGTTTTTGAGGACATTAGAAATGCACAAACTACCCGCGAAAATGGAAAGGTTTACATTAACCACCCCCACATAGCAACGGTAAGAAAACTATTGAATGCCTACGCTGCAGAAGATATTGAAACAGTAAAATCATTCATTGCAGAAGATGCAACATTCAATAGCATTGCAGGCGACTGGGGAAAATCAATGGATCTTGAAACAAGAAGTGAAGAAGTTAAAAACCACTTTGCCTCAAGAAAAGATATACATTTCAAACAAATCGGGTATCCCGATTGCATTTACTATGAATTAAATAACGGCTATGTAGTCTACTCCTGGTGGGAACTTACCTACACACTGGAGGAAAATGATAAAAAAGTAGTGTTACCACTAATGCTGTCTCACTCATTTAACGATGATGGAAAAATTGTTCGTGAAATGGCTTATTATAGCACTAACCATTTAGAAGATTAA
- a CDS encoding NCS2 family permease, with protein MIDKYFNISGRGSSYKKEIIGGATTFLTMAYIIFVNPSILGDAGMDRNALITVTIVASLIGTLLAGIWAKVPYAMAPGMGLNAFFTYTLVLGAGVDWQTALGVVFISGVIFLALTVTGIRTKIIHTIPLALRLATGAGIGLFISFIGFKNMGLVVANPATYVGLGEFTPTLLIGLAGLLITAILEVKKVRGGIFYGIIITTIIAIVAGEVQVPESFVSMPPSMSPLMLKLDILSALSLGLIGAIFSFMFVDLFDSVGTIVACSYEAGFVDKDGKVENVDRILEADAVATVAGTLLGTSTTTTYIESASGIANGAKTGFASVITAALFFLALFFAPLIGIVPSYATAPALVIVGVYMFKNIKQINFADFSEAIPAFLTIILMPLTYSISIGLSFGFISYVVLKAVAGKYSEISWLMWAIALLSVLNLWFGV; from the coding sequence ATGATCGATAAATATTTTAATATCAGCGGCCGTGGTTCTTCTTACAAAAAGGAGATCATTGGTGGGGCAACCACCTTTTTAACTATGGCCTACATCATTTTTGTAAACCCATCGATTTTGGGTGATGCAGGAATGGATAGAAATGCACTGATCACAGTTACAATTGTAGCCTCTCTTATTGGTACGCTGCTGGCCGGTATTTGGGCCAAAGTGCCTTATGCCATGGCTCCCGGAATGGGGTTGAACGCCTTTTTTACGTACACACTTGTGTTGGGGGCCGGTGTTGACTGGCAAACAGCTCTTGGGGTGGTATTTATTTCAGGTGTGATATTTTTGGCGCTTACTGTTACCGGAATACGCACAAAGATTATTCATACAATTCCGTTGGCACTGCGTTTAGCTACCGGAGCTGGTATTGGATTGTTTATTTCGTTCATCGGTTTTAAAAATATGGGGTTGGTTGTTGCCAATCCTGCAACATATGTTGGTTTAGGTGAATTTACTCCAACATTGTTAATCGGGTTGGCCGGTTTATTGATTACTGCCATTCTGGAGGTTAAAAAAGTACGTGGCGGAATTTTTTACGGAATTATTATTACTACGATAATTGCAATAGTTGCCGGAGAAGTTCAGGTACCTGAATCGTTTGTTTCTATGCCTCCGTCGATGAGTCCTTTAATGTTGAAACTGGATATCCTTTCGGCTCTTAGCCTGGGATTAATCGGTGCAATTTTCTCGTTTATGTTTGTCGACCTTTTTGATTCGGTTGGAACAATCGTAGCCTGTTCGTACGAAGCTGGTTTTGTTGATAAAGATGGCAAAGTGGAGAATGTTGATCGTATTCTGGAAGCCGATGCGGTTGCAACCGTTGCCGGTACGCTGTTAGGAACAAGTACAACAACTACTTACATCGAATCTGCTTCGGGAATTGCCAATGGTGCTAAAACAGGTTTTGCATCAGTTATTACAGCTGCTTTATTCTTTTTGGCGCTGTTCTTTGCTCCGCTTATTGGTATTGTTCCCAGTTATGCAACGGCACCGGCATTGGTAATCGTTGGAGTGTATATGTTCAAGAATATCAAACAAATTAATTTTGCAGATTTCTCAGAAGCTATACCTGCATTCTTAACCATTATTTTAATGCCACTTACTTACAGTATTTCCATTGGTTTATCGTTTGGATTTATCTCGTATGTTGTATTAAAAGCTGTGGCCGGTAAGTACAGCGAGATTTCCTGGCTGATGTGGGCTATCGCTTTGCTATCAGTATTGAATCTGTGGTTTGGAGTATAA